One Triticum dicoccoides isolate Atlit2015 ecotype Zavitan chromosome 4B, WEW_v2.0, whole genome shotgun sequence genomic window carries:
- the LOC119296359 gene encoding calmodulin-binding protein 60 D-like isoform X2 — MDLKRVLDIVEEEVVDGDEEELASPDAKRRRTLLNSSSMQEAIGAQYMQKHLPKLEPFLRRVVQEEVHNVLIRHIDSAHRIPLQLKTSSKRYKLQFQGNLPQTLFTGNRVEAENKQPLRIVLTDAVNNQLITSGPLSSMKMELLVLDGDFNADERLEHTEKEFSESIVFEREGKRPLLSGEVVIVLEKGVASVRDISFTDNSSWIRSRKFRLGARMSRASSIEERVQEAVSNPFLVKDHRGEVYKKHHPPALADDVWRLEKIGKDGVFHKKLADFGIHTVQDFLRNLVMDQYGLRGLLGSGMSNKMWESTVEHARECVLDDKLYSYCSGHGIILLFNCIHEIIGVVVGSNCFSLNALTATQKALVVKLQQDAYKFPGRIVEFKVQSQCADQSPTAPAPPGPASTQIPGLPPQGEANPQPQDHGLLHQLHLHDAALGLEDVLHQHHRHHHSEPWITNGFDATRDPFDMLQFSGQSQPCGLLLSSTGARL, encoded by the exons ATGGATTTGAAGAGGGTCCTGGACAtcgtggaggaggaggtggtggacggcgacgaggaggagctcgcctccCCGGACGCCAAGCGCCGGCGAACGCTTCTCAA CAGTAGCTCGATGCAGGAGGCCATTGGCGCGCAGTACATGCAGAAGCATCTGCCCAAGCTGGAGCCGTTTCTGCGCAGAGTT GTGCAGGAAGAAGTGCACAATGTTCTTATCCGCCACATCGATTCGGCGCACAG GATTCCGCTTCAGTTAAAGACGAGCAGTAAAAGATACAAGCTGCAGTTCCAGGGCAACCTGCCTCAGACCCTTTTCACGGGCAACAGGGTGGAAGCAGAGAACAAGCAGCCACTTCGAATTGTTCTCACTGACGCCGTCAACAACCAGCTGATCACCTCAGGCCCCTTGTCCTCCATGAAGATGGAGCTCCTCGTCCTTGATGGCGACTTCAACGCCGACGAGCGCCTTGAGCACACCGAGAAGGAGTTCAGCGAGAGCATAGTCTTCGAGAGAGAAGGCAAGAGGCCACTGCTGTCCGGTGAGGTGGTCATTGTGCTCGAGAAAGGCGTGGCCTCTGTCCGGGACATCTCCTTCACGGACAACTCCAGCTGGATCAGAAGCAGGAAGTTTAGGCTCGGCGCGAGGATGTCTCGCGCCAGCTCCATCGAAGAGAGGGTGCAGGAGGCTGTCAGCAACCCCTTCCTGGTGAAGGATCACCGTGGTGAAG TTTACAAGAAGCATCACCCTCCCGCGTTGGCTGACGACGTATGGCGtttggagaagattgggaaagacggTGTTTTCCACAAGAAGCTCGCTGACTTTGGCATACACACCGTTCAGGACTTCCTCAGGAACTTGGTGATGGATCAATATGGACTGCGCGGC TTGCTCGGCAGTGGGATGTCGAACAAAATGTGGGAGTCAACCGTGGAGCATGCCCGGGAGTGCGTCCTGGACGACAAGCTCTACTCCTACTGCAGCGGGCACGGGATCATCCTGCTCTTCAACTGCATCCATGAAATCATCGGGGTGGTGGTTGGGAGCAACTGCTTCTCCTTGAACGCCCTCACCGCGACGCAGAAG GCGCTGGTGGTGAAGTTGCAGCAAGATGCCTACAAGTTCCCCGGCCGTATCGTGGAATTCAAGGTGCAGTCGCAGTGCGCCGACCAGTCGCCGACAGCGCCGGCGCCGCCGGGTCCAGCGAGCACGCAGATCCCGGGCCTTCCTCCTCAAG GCGAGGCGAACCCACAGCCACAGGACCATGGGCTGCTGCACCAGCTGCACCTCCACGATGCCGCCCTGGGCCTGGAGGATGTTCTGCACCAGCACCACCGGCACCACCATAGCGAGCCCTGGATCACCAATGGCTTCGACGCGACGAGGGACCCTTTCGACATGCTGCAGTTCAGTGGGCAGTCTCAGCCGTGCGGGCTGCTGCTCTCCAGCACCGGGGCGAGGTTGTGA
- the LOC119296359 gene encoding calmodulin-binding protein 60 D-like isoform X3, with protein sequence MDLKRVLDIVEEEVVDGDEEELASPDAKRRRTLLNSSMQEAIGAQYMQKHLPKLEPFLRRVVQEEVHNVLIRHIDSAHRIPLQLKTSSKRYKLQFQGNLPQTLFTGNRVEAENKQPLRIVLTDAVNNQLITSGPLSSMKMELLVLDGDFNADERLEHTEKEFSESIVFEREGKRPLLSGEVVIVLEKGVASVRDISFTDNSSWIRSRKFRLGARMSRASSIEERVQEAVSNPFLVKDHRGEVYKKHHPPALADDVWRLEKIGKDGVFHKKLADFGIHTVQDFLRNLVMDQYGLRGLLGSGMSNKMWESTVEHARECVLDDKLYSYCSGHGIILLFNCIHEIIGVVVGSNCFSLNALTATQKALVVKLQQDAYKFPGRIVEFKVQSQCADQSPTAPAPPGPASTQIPGLPPQGGEANPQPQDHGLLHQLHLHDAALGLEDVLHQHHRHHHSEPWITNGFDATRDPFDMLQFSGQSQPCGLLLSSTGARL encoded by the exons ATGGATTTGAAGAGGGTCCTGGACAtcgtggaggaggaggtggtggacggcgacgaggaggagctcgcctccCCGGACGCCAAGCGCCGGCGAACGCTTCTCAA TAGCTCGATGCAGGAGGCCATTGGCGCGCAGTACATGCAGAAGCATCTGCCCAAGCTGGAGCCGTTTCTGCGCAGAGTT GTGCAGGAAGAAGTGCACAATGTTCTTATCCGCCACATCGATTCGGCGCACAG GATTCCGCTTCAGTTAAAGACGAGCAGTAAAAGATACAAGCTGCAGTTCCAGGGCAACCTGCCTCAGACCCTTTTCACGGGCAACAGGGTGGAAGCAGAGAACAAGCAGCCACTTCGAATTGTTCTCACTGACGCCGTCAACAACCAGCTGATCACCTCAGGCCCCTTGTCCTCCATGAAGATGGAGCTCCTCGTCCTTGATGGCGACTTCAACGCCGACGAGCGCCTTGAGCACACCGAGAAGGAGTTCAGCGAGAGCATAGTCTTCGAGAGAGAAGGCAAGAGGCCACTGCTGTCCGGTGAGGTGGTCATTGTGCTCGAGAAAGGCGTGGCCTCTGTCCGGGACATCTCCTTCACGGACAACTCCAGCTGGATCAGAAGCAGGAAGTTTAGGCTCGGCGCGAGGATGTCTCGCGCCAGCTCCATCGAAGAGAGGGTGCAGGAGGCTGTCAGCAACCCCTTCCTGGTGAAGGATCACCGTGGTGAAG TTTACAAGAAGCATCACCCTCCCGCGTTGGCTGACGACGTATGGCGtttggagaagattgggaaagacggTGTTTTCCACAAGAAGCTCGCTGACTTTGGCATACACACCGTTCAGGACTTCCTCAGGAACTTGGTGATGGATCAATATGGACTGCGCGGC TTGCTCGGCAGTGGGATGTCGAACAAAATGTGGGAGTCAACCGTGGAGCATGCCCGGGAGTGCGTCCTGGACGACAAGCTCTACTCCTACTGCAGCGGGCACGGGATCATCCTGCTCTTCAACTGCATCCATGAAATCATCGGGGTGGTGGTTGGGAGCAACTGCTTCTCCTTGAACGCCCTCACCGCGACGCAGAAG GCGCTGGTGGTGAAGTTGCAGCAAGATGCCTACAAGTTCCCCGGCCGTATCGTGGAATTCAAGGTGCAGTCGCAGTGCGCCGACCAGTCGCCGACAGCGCCGGCGCCGCCGGGTCCAGCGAGCACGCAGATCCCGGGCCTTCCTCCTCAAGGTG GCGAGGCGAACCCACAGCCACAGGACCATGGGCTGCTGCACCAGCTGCACCTCCACGATGCCGCCCTGGGCCTGGAGGATGTTCTGCACCAGCACCACCGGCACCACCATAGCGAGCCCTGGATCACCAATGGCTTCGACGCGACGAGGGACCCTTTCGACATGCTGCAGTTCAGTGGGCAGTCTCAGCCGTGCGGGCTGCTGCTCTCCAGCACCGGGGCGAGGTTGTGA
- the LOC119296359 gene encoding calmodulin-binding protein 60 D-like isoform X1 — protein MDLKRVLDIVEEEVVDGDEEELASPDAKRRRTLLNSSSMQEAIGAQYMQKHLPKLEPFLRRVVQEEVHNVLIRHIDSAHRIPLQLKTSSKRYKLQFQGNLPQTLFTGNRVEAENKQPLRIVLTDAVNNQLITSGPLSSMKMELLVLDGDFNADERLEHTEKEFSESIVFEREGKRPLLSGEVVIVLEKGVASVRDISFTDNSSWIRSRKFRLGARMSRASSIEERVQEAVSNPFLVKDHRGEVYKKHHPPALADDVWRLEKIGKDGVFHKKLADFGIHTVQDFLRNLVMDQYGLRGLLGSGMSNKMWESTVEHARECVLDDKLYSYCSGHGIILLFNCIHEIIGVVVGSNCFSLNALTATQKALVVKLQQDAYKFPGRIVEFKVQSQCADQSPTAPAPPGPASTQIPGLPPQGGEANPQPQDHGLLHQLHLHDAALGLEDVLHQHHRHHHSEPWITNGFDATRDPFDMLQFSGQSQPCGLLLSSTGARL, from the exons ATGGATTTGAAGAGGGTCCTGGACAtcgtggaggaggaggtggtggacggcgacgaggaggagctcgcctccCCGGACGCCAAGCGCCGGCGAACGCTTCTCAA CAGTAGCTCGATGCAGGAGGCCATTGGCGCGCAGTACATGCAGAAGCATCTGCCCAAGCTGGAGCCGTTTCTGCGCAGAGTT GTGCAGGAAGAAGTGCACAATGTTCTTATCCGCCACATCGATTCGGCGCACAG GATTCCGCTTCAGTTAAAGACGAGCAGTAAAAGATACAAGCTGCAGTTCCAGGGCAACCTGCCTCAGACCCTTTTCACGGGCAACAGGGTGGAAGCAGAGAACAAGCAGCCACTTCGAATTGTTCTCACTGACGCCGTCAACAACCAGCTGATCACCTCAGGCCCCTTGTCCTCCATGAAGATGGAGCTCCTCGTCCTTGATGGCGACTTCAACGCCGACGAGCGCCTTGAGCACACCGAGAAGGAGTTCAGCGAGAGCATAGTCTTCGAGAGAGAAGGCAAGAGGCCACTGCTGTCCGGTGAGGTGGTCATTGTGCTCGAGAAAGGCGTGGCCTCTGTCCGGGACATCTCCTTCACGGACAACTCCAGCTGGATCAGAAGCAGGAAGTTTAGGCTCGGCGCGAGGATGTCTCGCGCCAGCTCCATCGAAGAGAGGGTGCAGGAGGCTGTCAGCAACCCCTTCCTGGTGAAGGATCACCGTGGTGAAG TTTACAAGAAGCATCACCCTCCCGCGTTGGCTGACGACGTATGGCGtttggagaagattgggaaagacggTGTTTTCCACAAGAAGCTCGCTGACTTTGGCATACACACCGTTCAGGACTTCCTCAGGAACTTGGTGATGGATCAATATGGACTGCGCGGC TTGCTCGGCAGTGGGATGTCGAACAAAATGTGGGAGTCAACCGTGGAGCATGCCCGGGAGTGCGTCCTGGACGACAAGCTCTACTCCTACTGCAGCGGGCACGGGATCATCCTGCTCTTCAACTGCATCCATGAAATCATCGGGGTGGTGGTTGGGAGCAACTGCTTCTCCTTGAACGCCCTCACCGCGACGCAGAAG GCGCTGGTGGTGAAGTTGCAGCAAGATGCCTACAAGTTCCCCGGCCGTATCGTGGAATTCAAGGTGCAGTCGCAGTGCGCCGACCAGTCGCCGACAGCGCCGGCGCCGCCGGGTCCAGCGAGCACGCAGATCCCGGGCCTTCCTCCTCAAGGTG GCGAGGCGAACCCACAGCCACAGGACCATGGGCTGCTGCACCAGCTGCACCTCCACGATGCCGCCCTGGGCCTGGAGGATGTTCTGCACCAGCACCACCGGCACCACCATAGCGAGCCCTGGATCACCAATGGCTTCGACGCGACGAGGGACCCTTTCGACATGCTGCAGTTCAGTGGGCAGTCTCAGCCGTGCGGGCTGCTGCTCTCCAGCACCGGGGCGAGGTTGTGA
- the LOC119296359 gene encoding calmodulin-binding protein 60 D-like isoform X4, whose product MDLKRVLDIVEEEVVDGDEEELASPDAKRRRTLLNSSSMQEAIGAQYMQKHLPKLEPFLRRVVQEEVHNVLIRHIDSAHRIPLQLKTSSKRYKLQFQGNLPQTLFTGNRVEAENKQPLRIVLTDAVNNQLITSGPLSSMKMELLVLDGDFNADERLEHTEKEFSESIVFEREGKRPLLSGEVVIVLEKGVASVRDISFTDNSSWIRSRKFRLGARMSRASSIEERVQEAVSNPFLVKDHRGEVYKKHHPPALADDVWRLEKIGKDGVFHKKLADFGIHTVQDFLRNLVMDQYGLRGLLGSGMSNKMWESTVEHARECVLDDKLYSYCSGHGIILLFNCIHEIIGVVVGSNCFSLNALTATQKALVVKLQQDAYKFPGRIVEFKVQSQCADQSPTAPAPPGPASTQIPGLPPQGGQCSPTRRGEPTATGPWAAAPAAPPRCRPGPGGCSAPAPPAPP is encoded by the exons ATGGATTTGAAGAGGGTCCTGGACAtcgtggaggaggaggtggtggacggcgacgaggaggagctcgcctccCCGGACGCCAAGCGCCGGCGAACGCTTCTCAA CAGTAGCTCGATGCAGGAGGCCATTGGCGCGCAGTACATGCAGAAGCATCTGCCCAAGCTGGAGCCGTTTCTGCGCAGAGTT GTGCAGGAAGAAGTGCACAATGTTCTTATCCGCCACATCGATTCGGCGCACAG GATTCCGCTTCAGTTAAAGACGAGCAGTAAAAGATACAAGCTGCAGTTCCAGGGCAACCTGCCTCAGACCCTTTTCACGGGCAACAGGGTGGAAGCAGAGAACAAGCAGCCACTTCGAATTGTTCTCACTGACGCCGTCAACAACCAGCTGATCACCTCAGGCCCCTTGTCCTCCATGAAGATGGAGCTCCTCGTCCTTGATGGCGACTTCAACGCCGACGAGCGCCTTGAGCACACCGAGAAGGAGTTCAGCGAGAGCATAGTCTTCGAGAGAGAAGGCAAGAGGCCACTGCTGTCCGGTGAGGTGGTCATTGTGCTCGAGAAAGGCGTGGCCTCTGTCCGGGACATCTCCTTCACGGACAACTCCAGCTGGATCAGAAGCAGGAAGTTTAGGCTCGGCGCGAGGATGTCTCGCGCCAGCTCCATCGAAGAGAGGGTGCAGGAGGCTGTCAGCAACCCCTTCCTGGTGAAGGATCACCGTGGTGAAG TTTACAAGAAGCATCACCCTCCCGCGTTGGCTGACGACGTATGGCGtttggagaagattgggaaagacggTGTTTTCCACAAGAAGCTCGCTGACTTTGGCATACACACCGTTCAGGACTTCCTCAGGAACTTGGTGATGGATCAATATGGACTGCGCGGC TTGCTCGGCAGTGGGATGTCGAACAAAATGTGGGAGTCAACCGTGGAGCATGCCCGGGAGTGCGTCCTGGACGACAAGCTCTACTCCTACTGCAGCGGGCACGGGATCATCCTGCTCTTCAACTGCATCCATGAAATCATCGGGGTGGTGGTTGGGAGCAACTGCTTCTCCTTGAACGCCCTCACCGCGACGCAGAAG GCGCTGGTGGTGAAGTTGCAGCAAGATGCCTACAAGTTCCCCGGCCGTATCGTGGAATTCAAGGTGCAGTCGCAGTGCGCCGACCAGTCGCCGACAGCGCCGGCGCCGCCGGGTCCAGCGAGCACGCAGATCCCGGGCCTTCCTCCTCAAGGTGGTCAGTGTTCTCCCACCAG GCGAGGCGAACCCACAGCCACAGGACCATGGGCTGCTGCACCAGCTGCACCTCCACGATGCCGCCCTGGGCCTGGAGGATGTTCTGCACCAGCACCACCGGCACCACCATAG